The genomic DNA GGGAGTATGTCTACAAGAAGGACCTTTGCGAAAGTCAGAGAAGCCACCTGAGCCTTGAAACGCGGATAGATGATGCTACCATGCAAGAGATAGACAGCAACACGCCCTGTAACATTAGGGTCGATCAGGGCGTTTTTGTGGAGAATTAACGATGTGACAATACTATAAGGCAGACCATGGACTTTGACGATGCGCGTTCATACGATTTTCATGTCAGATGATATGCTCAATAAAATAATGAATCATACATTCATGAATATTGAAGGTTGCCCAAGTGTGTTTCCCATTAAAAAAGCCCCCGGGGCATGCGCCCAGGGAGCCGATATGAAGCTCATTTTTTCTATACTCGCGATAGAATCCGTGCTCAGCGTGCCCTGATTACGAATTCTAAAATGCCGTTACGAGCATGGACGCCGCTTCCGCAGCTATGAGCTGCTATTTCACGTCCACGCCCACATAAAACCATCCCTGTCCCAGGCAATCCGACCGCCGTGCAGCTTCCGGAAAGCCTTTTTCACTTCCTTCTCCAGCGAAGCATTTCCATTTTCATTGACGTATACAAATTCCTCTCCAAAATGCTCGCGTACGTATGAAATGGCCTCGGTTTGATACAAAATGCCCTTGAACCTGATCTCCTGAACCATCCACTCGGCCACCTGCTGTGCCGTAAATGCCATCATTGCATCGATCCCTTCCGTCTTTCGTCCACCCATTATAACAGATCGGACAAGAAAATCGATGATGACTACGCCTGCTGATGAGGCAAAGTCGCGATGCAAAAACGGTTCAGAAGCCAGTCGTGACATCGCGACAGTCCCCCGATCGTCATTGCGAATGACCATGCAGATGCAATATCCGACCGACTCCATCATGCGGATGAAAGCTTAGACGTTCACCTGCTCCAATAGCAATTTGCGCGGCTGCATCAAGTATGCACCCGTAATCCGGTCCGCTTGCAGCTCAATGCTGTATTCGCCTGCTTCCGGAAAATGCAGCTTGCCCAGTTCAAAGCCGCGGAACTCATACGGGCCTCCGGTCAATTGGACTTCTGCAGACAACGTTTGGCCCGATGCTTTTAGCAGGTAGCTGCCGCCACCTTCGTCACCACAGCCGTATTCCAGTCTGACCGCAAAGGTACAGGGTCCGGTTGTGCGTACGTTCCAAACCGTATACTCCCGTTCATCCGTCCAGTCCAGCAGGTTATCACGGTTCTTTTTGCCCGTATCGCAGCGGAGGGCTGAACCGTTGATTTCGCTCTCGAAGACGCCCAGATCATAAATCTGGGGCGCACCTTCACCGTTCATCAACAGTCGCTCGGAATTGCCCTTAACCGGACCGGAGCATTCAACAGCCAGCACGATCGGTTTGCCATCCGAAGATAGATGCTGGTTATCGAGCAGCACAACCAGATCCTGGTTCCCCAGCCGCTTGAATGCAAGCTCGGCTCCTCCTGCCAATGGATAAACCCTCATCACTTGGCTCAGCAGCCCCGGAACCACCAAATGCCCATCTGCAGGGATATCAAAAACATGCAGATACAGCGTTTGATCCTTCAGGGTGCATCTGCCCCAGGAAGGCTTCGCTGTAGGGGAAGCACCTGAGCCATATATACTGTCTCCATGAACCCGGAGCCATTCCCCTACCTCCAGCAGAATCTCTTCTGAGACAGGGTCCCACTCCCCCGTGGCCGTAGGCCCCACATTGATGACCAGATTACCGCCCTTGCTCACCACATCAATAATTTGGCGGATGATCGAGACTGGCGGCTTCCAGTTGGTATCCGACTTTTTATAGCCCCAGGAATCATTCAGCGTAATGATGTTTTCCCAATCTTGACGAATGGTCCGCGTCTCCAGCTGATTATCCGAAGTGTTGGCATAGTCCCCGAGTGGGCTTTTCCAGACGCGGCTGTTGACGAGGCAGTCCTGCTGCAGCGCATGAACGGTGGTGAGAAACAGCTCTCCCTGCTCTCTTGTCAGCTTGCCGCCGCAATCGAACCACATCAATCCAACCCTGCCGTATTCGGTCAGCAGCTCCCGCACCTGCGGCAGCGATTTGCGGTGCAGGTAATGGTCGAAGCGCGTGCGTTTATCCTCATCCTTAATCCAGCTCTCCACATCATCATAAGCGCCGATATTCCCCGGATAATCCCAGGTGTTCCCTTGCGAGTCCGGATCATGCCAATCCATTGCATGCGAATAGTAAATTCCGAGTACCATTCCTTCTTCGCGGCAGGCTTCCTCCAGCTCCTTGAGCGGATCGCGGCCAAACGCGGTATGCCTGACGATGGAATAATCGGAAATATGAGAGTCATACATGGCGAACCCGTCATGATGCTTTGCGGTAAAAATAATATATTTTAGCCCGGCCTGCTTGGCAGTACGAACCCATCTTCCTGCATCAAAAGCAGTTGGATTAAACTGTTCCGACATTTCCTCATAAGCCTGCACCGGGACGCGGGCACGCAGCATGATATGCTCGCTGTAAGATGCCTGTATCTCTTCCCCGTCCCACTCGCCGGCAGGAAGCGCATAAGGCCCCCAATGGATGAATAAACCGAGTCTGGCTTCCCGCCACCACGCAATCCGCCGCTCATGAGCCTCATCATGCTCCGCGCCGGCACCCTCCTTCAGGGACTGAAGCGGATCATCCAGAAGATTCTCTTCCCGGCTGTCAGTTTGCCGATCGGGCACTGATTTTTTAAAATCGATCTGATCTCTCATGATTCGCTCATTCCCCTTTCAATGACTCTATAACTTATATCTTGTTGGATTCGGCCTACCAGAAGCGGCGCTCGGAGCCGCGCAGCTTGGAAACAGCCTCCACGAAGAAATAGTCCCCATAAATGAGTGGTGTATCAACATGCACCCCGCCTGGCAGATTGGAGGTTCCTGACAAAATCAGACCTTCCTCGTCCTCACGGTCCCAGGCGCCATAATTCTCATCCATTGAACGAACCAGACGTACTGCGGCCTCCAGATACATTTGGCCTTCACCAACTGGGAGGCAGCCTGCCAATTGGATCAATCCGCAAGCGGCGCAGGCGCCTGCCGAGGTATCCCGCGGTGTATCCGCGTTTCTCGGCGCTCTGAAATCCCAGTGCGGCACGTAATCCTCAGGCAGGTTGGCCAGGAAGAAATGGGCAGCCCGTTTCGCACCAATCAAAAATGCCTCATCACCGGTGTATTGATAGGAGAGCACCATGCCATAAATGGTCCAGGCGCTGCCTCTTGCCCAAGCGGAATTCTCCGCATGTCCCTGGCCAGCATCCGCGCCCAGCCGTTCGCCGGTTTCCGCATCAAAATGGAGAATATGATAGCTTGATCCATCCGGACGCATGAAATGCGTAAGTACCGTTTCCGCATGCGCGGCAGCGATATGGCGGAAGCGTGGATCCTTTGTCGTCTCCGAAGCCCAGTAAAGCAGCGGCAAATTCATCATCGTGTCAATGATGGACCAGCCTGCGCGATTCAAGCTTGCCGTATCATGCCAGGCACGAATATATCTGCCCTTCAGGTTGAAGCGGCTGGCCAGTTGGGAAGCGGCCATCAACCCCCGCTCCTTAGAGCGCTCATTACCCGTTATCCGGTAATTGGCCACAGCAGACAGCAGCCAAATAAAGCCCGAGTCATGATGCACAGCCAGCGAATGCAGCGGCTCATCCAGACGCTCCTCGCACTGCTCCGCAATGGTCTTCAGCTCGGAATATTTCCCATCCGCGGACAGCTGCCACAAGATGCCTGGCCAGAAGCCTGCCGTCCACCAGGATATTCTCATATCATCGTACTCGCCGTTCACCGAAGCATGCGGACAGCTGACACCGATCCGGCGGCTGGTTCTTTCGATTTTTTGGCCAATCCGTTCCCAAAGTCCATCCGCCCAGGAATGGACGGAAGCAGTTAGTTCCGCGTGCTCAGCCGCCTTTGCTCCAGCCTGATTCAAAGTCTGTTCACTCATCTTGTAATCCTCCTCTGTATTTTAGCCGTATCTATTCAAGCGGCAGACGGGTCTGCCCAAAGCGCCAGCCCGTGATACGATACCGGCAGGTAGGTCCGCCTTCTTCAGCTGTTCCTGAAAATTTGCCGTCAACAGCTTGATTGACGGTTAACTTTCGCCAGCAGCCGCCATTTTTCTCATAATCAAAGCTTTCTCCGTCATCGTCATACAGCATGCTTCGACCAGGCACCATTCCAAAGTGGATCATTTCAACCGGAATTTCTTGCGGGCTTTCGGGCACGTGATTCAGTGCCGGCATCATCGGAATAATGGCTCCTTCCCGTACAAACAACGGGAAGCGCTCCAGCGGACAAGCCACATGGATGATCTGATTCCCTTCATGGCGAACGCCGGTTTCAGCCTCGTACCAGACGCCGCTCGGCAGCAGCACATCTCTTCCGGATTCGCCGGCAAACAGTGGAGCTACCAGCAAGTCTCGTCCGATGCAGAATTGATCATCCCATTCTCGTCCAGCCTGTAGTCCGTAAGCTCCTTCTGCGGTATTAAAGCCATCCTGGGTGTCCCCGGCAGTCTCCTCAGACCCGCCATTTATCTGCTTTTCACCAGCCAGAACGAGCGGCATTGCCTGAATCGGCGGAGTTCCCTTCGCTTCATACTCAGCGAATACGGTGTACAAATACGGCAGCAGTCGCATCCGCAAGCGGATATAATGCCGGATAATCGGCTCAACCTCAGGGAAGCTCCACGGCTTAACCCCATCCCCCCATGCGTTTAACATCGCCAGCGGCGAAAAGCACACGGTCTGCATGCGTCTTACCCAATCTTCGGCGCTGTCAGCTCTGCGTACCTCCGGGCTCCAGAGCAGTCCGCTAAAAGAAGCATTGCACAGCGCCCGGACAAATTGGCGATGATCGTATAGATCCGAGTATAGAACATACGGAAGATTGGATGCGCCTGCATTAGAAGCCCGGACAAGCCCGTAAGTCCGCCGGTTTTTCTCGCGATAGAGGCGGTCCGTCATGTCCTGCAGCAGCAGGCCGTAAAGCTGCCGCATCTGCTCCCCGTCATGTCCGGAAGGGAAAGAAGCATGCGGCGGGAACATCCAGGAATTGCGGGTCAACTCGCTGCCATCGCATTCATCCAGCTTGTAGCCGGAAATGCCGAGACTTACATGCTCACGGTCATGCTGCGCGGTGTACAGCTCACATGCTTCTTCCAGTGCATAGTCGGGAGCCAGGCCGCCCCATACGGAATAATTACCGGACAGCGGCTTCATCGGCCCGAACAATCCGGAATCTGGCGATATATAGGGATGTTCCCATAAATTGATCTGAAATCCGGATTCCTTCATTCTGCTGACAAATCCGGCCGGATCGGGGAACCGACCGTGATCCCATTCATAAGTGACAGGGTAACTCGCAGAATGCCAGCCCGGCTCCAGCCCGATAACGTCACAAGGGATATCCCTTGCACGGAACTCCATGGCTTCCTGCTCCACCTCGGCATCCCTGAACAGCGTAGGCACGCGGTGCCAGAAGCCAAGCCCCCAGCGGGGCGGCAGTACACCTCCGCCGCAGAAAAGATTATAACGCCGCATCACATCCAACATACCGGGTCCGGCAAACATATATACAGCTGCACCTTCCTGCGGCAGACGGATTTCAAGCCGGTCTGATACCGGGGTCGCTTTCCAGCTGCGATCCGTATTGCGGTCACGGACCTGTGCAGATGCACCTTCCTGCTGCCGCAGTGCCGAACCACAGTAAAAAGTGACGGCTCTGGCGCTGTCTACCAAAATGCCATATCCTTTTCCGCTTACCAGAAAAGGAACGGGCGCATGCGTTTCTCCGGTGTCCTGTTTGGGATCGCTGTTCACCCGCAAATACCGGGTTCTTCCACGCTGATTCATTCGCATGAACTGCAGACCCATGCCGTACAGCTCCTCGCTGATATCCAGCGGAAACGACAGCAGGTTGCCGCCTGCTGCCAGAGGGACCAGCTCTGTTTCATTCTCATTTAGCGGCAATGGCATCTCTGGCATCGCAGCCATCGCTTCCGTTCTTGGCTGCCGGTTCAGACAAGTCAGCGGGGTCAGCCCTTCCGGGCTGCCGACCGTTATCTTCCACACACCCGGCGCTGCTTGAACCCAGTCTGTATGCTGCATTTTGCTAACCCTCCCCGCTGAAATCAGCTTGGTCATCCGTTAATAGCGGAATGACCATATTCCATGTATTTTGCGCTTCGCGAAAGCCGCCCGGTCCATCGGCTACGGCCGCAAACATATGTGTCGGTTGACCATCCTGAAACAGCAGAAACGGCCGTTCAAAGCTGCCCATGATTCGCTCTTGTCCGTCATCCCACAATACTTTTCGTGAATAAGCCTTTTGAGCATCTGCGAGCCGCCAATTCCTGCCGTTATCTGACACCGCCAATATACCGCCATGCTTCTCGCCGCATAGATGCCCTTCCATATCCTTGGCGATCATGGCATATCCATGGCCGCTTCGCCAAATAAACGGATCCTCGACATGTACTTCAGGCGGGAACAACGGCTGCTCGCTGACGACCCGGTACGGTCCTTCCGCTTCATCTGCCTCCGCCGCGCCAAGCGTCATTTTTCCGTACGTATGTCCTTCATATCTCCGTGCTTTATAGATTAGGAGCATCGAACCGTCGTCCCGGACACAAGGGGCAGGATTGGAGGTCAGATAGCTGTCGAACCTGCCGGGACGCACTGGCAAAATCGGGTCATCCATCCGCTTCCATGGTCCAAGAACACTGTCTGCCACCGCTAGGCCAACCCGTTTATTTGCCCTCGCGGCAATGACACGGCAATCCTCCATTTCAACCTCTTCTCCAGGCTCCGCTTCTGCAAAAGGATGGGTCGAGCCCATATAGTACAGCAGAAATTTATCGCCACTGCGGATAATATGCGGGTTATGTGTGCTGCGGCCATCCCAATACTCCGCTCCTCTGGCAGGTAATACCGTTTCCGCGTACGTGTACGGACCTTCCGGTGTATCCGATACCGCCCGCACAATCTCCGAACGAATTAACCAGCCCGGATGCATCGGCAGCCACTTAGGCCACCGGGAGGCGAACATGTGATAACGACCATCTTCTCCGCGCACGACCGACCCGCACCATATCCACCAGCCCTCCATCCGGAAACCACCGCCTACCGGAGCAGGCAGCATGCGATCCATCAACGACAAGGCCATTACAATCCCTCCTGCCCCTTCAATCCATAGCGATTGGCAGCACTTCCGTACAGCCACTCTGAAGCGCAGTATAGCGCTCCCTCCCGATCGATCCAGCCTTTGGACACCTGTTCATTTAGGAATCCGGACAGCAGCCGTTTCACAACATGGATTTTACCGTAAGTCCACTCGATGCAGCGGGCATCGGACACGATCAGCGAGCTTTTTAAAGGTGCCAAAGCCTCCAGTCTGTACTGCATGCTTTGGGTATACGTGCTTGCCCGGAAGTTGTACCACCACATGCCGCCCACATGCACATTGGGAAAATTCCATGCGGCCTGAACGACATCCAGGTTGTTCAGCTCCGAGGCAACGGCCAGTTCAAACGGAATGCTGTAGTGCTCGAATAATCCGTAGAGTCTGACCACCCGGAGCGAATCATTCACCGGTGCAGCAGAGGCTTTGCCCCATCTGCGCTCCACGCCCAGAAACAGCTGTAGAAACATACCGTGGCGTTCTAGTTCGGCACATACCTCATGCAGAAGCATAAACATGATTTCATCGGAACGGGTTTCCCTGTTTATACCGTACTGCTCATGCGCTGCCGCATCATAATTAGACAGCGTCGTCATGATGCCAAGGCAGCCCAGCTTATGGTATTCGTGAAGCTGCTTCCGGATATGGGCCTTGGCCTGTTCCAGTGCCTCTTCCCGATTCTCAGCCTGAGCAACCTCCTGCACCAGCTTCGGCAGCCAGCCGTCAATCCGCGGAAACAGCAGTGCGTCATGCGTCATGCCTTCGAATGCGGCATGGTCAGGGTGGTTGACCGCGAACCTGCGCACATGCAGCCGGTCTGCCACACTTTGCGCCCAGCCCAAATCGGCTTTGTTAGCCTTAATCCGTTCATCTGCTGCCCGAATCGATGCCAGGTCTGTTAGCTCAATACTGTATAAATCCTTAAGGATTGTCGTGAAAGCAATATTCATCATCGTATTCCGTGAAGACTGGTAAGCCTTAAGGAATGCCTCCATCCGCTTCTCCTCCGGCAAAGCCTCCGCCTCTGGCGGGTAGCCCGCGGTTTGGAGCTCGCGGTTCAGCCAGAAGTAATCCGCGATCTTCCAGAAATCCTCAGCGCATAGATGGTCTCCCACCAGATGAGTATGTGTATCGATAACGTCCAATGCCATGATGTCATCCAGCAAGGATGCATGCTTCATGCGGAATCCTCTCCTTCGTCGCCATAGTAGTCATGTATTTTCCGTTGATATCATCACTTTTTACTGAAATACCATTTCCACAAAAATCGGCGTACCGGCTTGCAGCAGCAGCTGCAATCTTCGTCCCGACTGTGCCTCGGTCACAGCATCCTCTGAAGCATCATCGACTATAACCCGATCGACCGTATCTGGCAGTGAGCAGCCCTCCGGCAGCTCAACGGCAACCTGCTGATCGGTAGTCAACGATTTCAGCCTGACATTCAGCATGCCCTTCTCCAGGTCCCAGTCCACATCTGCCTCGATGTTCCCGCAGGCCAGCATGCCATTCGCCCGCCCGCGGCTCCACCGGTCAGGCAACGCCGGAAGAATTCGCAGCAGCCCTGGCTCCGAGTACAGGAGCATCTCCTGCACAGCCGCAGTCCAGCCCATGTTCGCATCAATTTGAAAGGGAGCCCAGTCCATCGAAAGCCCAATCCCCATATTCCGCCAGTCATTATGAAGCGTATAGAAGTTGTTAATGACCGCCGAACGACTTAGCAAATCCAGACATTCCAGCGCAAGATTGCCTTCGCCCAAGCGAGCGTACAGATTCGCCATATGGGCAAGCGACCATCCGGTCTGTTCCTTAAGTCCGACTACCAGCCTCTTCTTTACGGCCGTGAGGAAGGCATCAAACAATGCCGGATCTTTATCTCTTCTAACTTCTTTTCCGGGAAACATCGGATAAAGATGCGATTGATGGCGGTGATGGTACTCATCCCCATATGCCGGATGCATCCATTCCCGGACGGCCCCGTCTTCATTGATCTGATAAGCCGGAATCCGGCCCAGCAGCTCTTTCCACACAGGGATTTCTTCCGGATACAGACCTTCGCCTTCGGCACCAGCCACCAAACGGCTCAGCACCTCCTTGGCAATGGCAAAATCCATGGTCGCATTTACGGTTGTTCCTTTGGGGCCGCCTGCTCCATTTCCAGGCCTGTTCTCCGGTGAATTGGACGGGCAGCTGATAAGCTGTCCATCCTCTCCTGTAATGAAGAAATCCTCATAAAACAACGCAACCTCTCTTAAAAAAGGCAATGCCCGGCTGCGTAAAAAATCTCGATCCTGCGTGTACAGGTAATAGTCGTAATAATGCTGTGCGATCCAGCCTGCTGCTCCAGTCCAATGAATGATATGCGGGGCAATGGTCTTTAGCAGACCCGAATCCGGAGCCGATGGAGCAGGAATGAAGATCCCGCGGCAGCCATAGAGATGCCTGGCATTAAGCCGGAAGTCATCCATGAGTCGTTCCATGTAATCAAATACGGGCAGGAGAAGTTCCGGCATCCGGCCGCTCATCGCCTGCCAGTAAATCATCTGAAGGTTCTCGTTAGCCATGTTAAAAGCCCAGAAGCCCCGGTACTCTCCGCACCACAAGCCGTACAAATGACAGGGACTGCCTCCTTCACGGGAGCTTGAGATCAGCAGATATCGTCCATAAGCCCACATCTTCTCCATCATGGCCAGCGGCGCCTCACCCTGGTAAGCCGCAAGCAGCAGCTCCTCATTGGAACGTCCACGCCCCTCTGCTCCCAGATCCAGCGACATCCGCCCGAACAATTCCCGGTGTTCGCCCACATGGGCCTCCAGAAGCTCGGCGTATCCGCGTTCCTCCGCAGCCAGCTCCGCCTTCAGCCGCTTCCATTCCTGCTCCCGGCTGCCGTGAACGAACATGCGCAGTAGTACAAGCACCTTTCCCGAGCCACCGATAACAGCTTCAGCTCCATCAGCCGTCACCATGCCGCCCTCAGGAATTAACCGGATCACGGCGCCAAAATCGCTTCCATTATCACTTTGAGCGGCGTACCACACAAAAGAACCATCGGATCCGGATTCCACCTCCGTGGGAAGCGGCGCCTCCGGCCGACCCGGCGGACGCCTCACATCGCTTGGGTCATGCAGTCCAAGTGATAGCCGCGCCTGCAGCGTTTCGCTGCCTTCCGCTCTGAGTTCCATCACAATCATGTCCTCGGGACGGGATGCGAACAGGGCCCGCTCGAAAGCGGCCCCCCTGTCCTTCCAGCGAACGGTAACTTCGCCAGTCTGCATATCAAGCTCACGGGAATAGTGCTTGAAGCCCTCATCCACGGCGGACATGATCGTGAGATCTCCCAGCGGAAGCGGAACAGCCATCACCGGATCATATCCTGTTCTGTGAAGCTCATCTACCAATATCGGCTCGGCCTGCGCTTCCTGACCTTCAAGCATCAGCCGTCGCAATTCAGGCAGTCGTCCACTGACATCCGGCAGGTCCGGCGTGCGGCTCTGCCACCACAAGTCGCCATGAGTCAGCATCACGGTCTCCCGGTGAACCCCTCCGTACACGGCAGCGCCAATCATGCCGCTGCCGGTCGGAAGAGCTTCACGCCATTTGGCGCCCCACCACGAGGATGGGGTTAGCAGCTTCAGCTTCCAGGGATGCTCCGTATTCATGCCTCATACACCTCTTTTCCCGTCTTCCTGATCATGCTGTTCATCTTACTTGTTACGGCTCGATTGGTTCAGGACACCGTCCTTGTTTTTAAAACGTTCGGTAGCTTCCTTGACGATATCATTACCGCCTTTTTGCTTGTATTCCTCAATGACTTTCGGCCAATCCGTGATCGGCTCCTTGCCATAAATCATTTTCACCATGTGGTCGATGATCAGCTTCGGCGCCTGATCGGGACGCTTGGATGCCAGATCCGGATTTTTGCTGAACGATTCCAGCTCAGGCACGAATCCGATTCCGCCAATACCTTCGTCGGCCAGCGTTTCGTCCAGCGCTTTCAGCACATCCTGTCCGCCAGGAAGCAGCTCGGTACGCTCGCGGTTAATCGTTGCGTCGCCAACCCATCTCAGCAGGGAGCGGAAGCCTTGTTCGTCATTGCCTGCCTTGTCTGTCGGGAACTTGTAATCGATCTTGCCGTCTTTCTCGGTATAATTTTCACCTTCGATGCCAAAGCTGAAGAATTTGGTCGCTTCAGGCGTCTGCATCCAGTCGAACAGCTTGATGATGCGAATGGCTTTTTCCTTGCTTACTTTGCTGTTGATATACAAAGAGGTATTGACCGAGCTGTACAATCCGTATCCCTTCAAGCCGTTTTCTCCTTCAGGAGACGAGATGATATCCACTTTCGCGTCCGGCACGGAGGCTTGGACTTTCGTGCGGAAATCAAGCAAGCTTGCAGCATTGGCTGTCCAGATCCCTGCATTTCCTGCCTCAATGTTCTCGGAATATTGAGGTGCCTGGATCGTTGCAAAATCCTTCTGAATCAAGCCCTCATCATACATGGTTTTGTATACTGTGAGCGCTTTTTCCATGTTCTCCGCATTGTAGAACTTCGGAACGACCTCGCCATCCTTCTCAGTAAACTGATAACCGAGCGCGTCGTAGGCTCCGAAGCCGATATCGGCATATTTGAAGTTTTCGCGGGCTTGGTACGGCGCAGGCACGCCCAGTTTCTTGAATGCACGCATGACGTTCAGGTAATCATCCATCGTTTTCGGAACCGGAAGCCCCGTTTTTTCGAGCAGGTCCGTACGAATATACGTAGCGCGGCGGGAAGGATTGCTTATCCACGTTGGTACGCCGTATATTTTTCCTTTATAGCTGACCTCGGCCCACGCTTCCTTCGGAACCGCTTTCATGATGTTCGGCGCGTATTCGTTCAGCAAGTCATCGAGCGGCATGAACACACCGGCTTCAATAGAGCCCGACATCGATTTATCTGTTGCGCCGCCGACATTCTGTACCACATCCGGGATATCTCCGCCCGCGTACATGACGGCCATTTTCGAGTCAAAATCCTTCAGCGGAATCATGCGCAAGTCCACATCCACATTGGCGCGCTTTTCGAATTCCTTCACCCATTTGTCGTTGTTGACATCCTTTGAGCTTTCCGCGTAAGCGTTTCCACTTGTTGTCGAGGAGATAGAGAATTTAAGCGGTTTTGATTCATCCGAGGCATCGGCCGCTTCCTTCTCGCTGCCGCCTCCGCATCCTGCAAGTCCTGCTGTAAGGAGCGTTGATGTCAAAATCAGGCTGATCCATTTCTTCATTAGACCTTTCCCCTTTCCATTATCGAAAGACACTCTGTACCTGTGCTTACCTCATGATAAAACGAAAATCCGGGAAGCACCCATGGGGCGGATTATGCTGGTGATGTGTTTTTTTAGGTTATAGCCCAAAAAAGCAAAGGATCCGCACCCATTATAAGATGGTAACCGGTCTTTCCTCTTCCGAAAAATGAAAAAACGGCAGGTTTCCCTACCGCCCATCATCTATTGTTATGTTATCCAGCCTGCCACGAATCTCCGCTGCCAGCGAAGCCCGGAGGTAGGAGTTCAGGTTTCGAGGAGGCTTCCGCAGCCCCCTTCGTATGATTATTCACCGCAGAGCGGGGCATCCGCATAATCATCTTGGTGCCTTGTTCCAGGCTGCTCTCCACCGTAAGACCATATTCCTCGCCAAATACGAGCTGAATGCGGCGGTGCACATTTGCCACACCGATGCCCCCCTTCAGTCGCCCCTCTTCTTCATCATCCGCGAGGCGGTTTTCACTGAGCTTGGCGCGCAGCTCCTCGAGCCGCTCATGCGTCATGCCGCAGCCG from Paenibacillus sp. J23TS9 includes the following:
- a CDS encoding alpha-L-fucosidase, with the protein product MRDQIDFKKSVPDRQTDSREENLLDDPLQSLKEGAGAEHDEAHERRIAWWREARLGLFIHWGPYALPAGEWDGEEIQASYSEHIMLRARVPVQAYEEMSEQFNPTAFDAGRWVRTAKQAGLKYIIFTAKHHDGFAMYDSHISDYSIVRHTAFGRDPLKELEEACREEGMVLGIYYSHAMDWHDPDSQGNTWDYPGNIGAYDDVESWIKDEDKRTRFDHYLHRKSLPQVRELLTEYGRVGLMWFDCGGKLTREQGELFLTTVHALQQDCLVNSRVWKSPLGDYANTSDNQLETRTIRQDWENIITLNDSWGYKKSDTNWKPPVSIIRQIIDVVSKGGNLVINVGPTATGEWDPVSEEILLEVGEWLRVHGDSIYGSGASPTAKPSWGRCTLKDQTLYLHVFDIPADGHLVVPGLLSQVMRVYPLAGGAELAFKRLGNQDLVVLLDNQHLSSDGKPIVLAVECSGPVKGNSERLLMNGEGAPQIYDLGVFESEINGSALRCDTGKKNRDNLLDWTDEREYTVWNVRTTGPCTFAVRLEYGCGDEGGGSYLLKASGQTLSAEVQLTGGPYEFRGFELGKLHFPEAGEYSIELQADRITGAYLMQPRKLLLEQVNV
- a CDS encoding glycoside hydrolase family 88 protein, producing MSEQTLNQAGAKAAEHAELTASVHSWADGLWERIGQKIERTSRRIGVSCPHASVNGEYDDMRISWWTAGFWPGILWQLSADGKYSELKTIAEQCEERLDEPLHSLAVHHDSGFIWLLSAVANYRITGNERSKERGLMAASQLASRFNLKGRYIRAWHDTASLNRAGWSIIDTMMNLPLLYWASETTKDPRFRHIAAAHAETVLTHFMRPDGSSYHILHFDAETGERLGADAGQGHAENSAWARGSAWTIYGMVLSYQYTGDEAFLIGAKRAAHFFLANLPEDYVPHWDFRAPRNADTPRDTSAGACAACGLIQLAGCLPVGEGQMYLEAAVRLVRSMDENYGAWDREDEEGLILSGTSNLPGGVHVDTPLIYGDYFFVEAVSKLRGSERRFW
- a CDS encoding TIM-barrel domain-containing protein; its protein translation is MQHTDWVQAAPGVWKITVGSPEGLTPLTCLNRQPRTEAMAAMPEMPLPLNENETELVPLAAGGNLLSFPLDISEELYGMGLQFMRMNQRGRTRYLRVNSDPKQDTGETHAPVPFLVSGKGYGILVDSARAVTFYCGSALRQQEGASAQVRDRNTDRSWKATPVSDRLEIRLPQEGAAVYMFAGPGMLDVMRRYNLFCGGGVLPPRWGLGFWHRVPTLFRDAEVEQEAMEFRARDIPCDVIGLEPGWHSASYPVTYEWDHGRFPDPAGFVSRMKESGFQINLWEHPYISPDSGLFGPMKPLSGNYSVWGGLAPDYALEEACELYTAQHDREHVSLGISGYKLDECDGSELTRNSWMFPPHASFPSGHDGEQMRQLYGLLLQDMTDRLYREKNRRTYGLVRASNAGASNLPYVLYSDLYDHRQFVRALCNASFSGLLWSPEVRRADSAEDWVRRMQTVCFSPLAMLNAWGDGVKPWSFPEVEPIIRHYIRLRMRLLPYLYTVFAEYEAKGTPPIQAMPLVLAGEKQINGGSEETAGDTQDGFNTAEGAYGLQAGREWDDQFCIGRDLLVAPLFAGESGRDVLLPSGVWYEAETGVRHEGNQIIHVACPLERFPLFVREGAIIPMMPALNHVPESPQEIPVEMIHFGMVPGRSMLYDDDGESFDYEKNGGCWRKLTVNQAVDGKFSGTAEEGGPTCRYRITGWRFGQTRLPLE
- a CDS encoding glycoside hydrolase family protein, translated to MALSLMDRMLPAPVGGGFRMEGWWIWCGSVVRGEDGRYHMFASRWPKWLPMHPGWLIRSEIVRAVSDTPEGPYTYAETVLPARGAEYWDGRSTHNPHIIRSGDKFLLYYMGSTHPFAEAEPGEEVEMEDCRVIAARANKRVGLAVADSVLGPWKRMDDPILPVRPGRFDSYLTSNPAPCVRDDGSMLLIYKARRYEGHTYGKMTLGAAEADEAEGPYRVVSEQPLFPPEVHVEDPFIWRSGHGYAMIAKDMEGHLCGEKHGGILAVSDNGRNWRLADAQKAYSRKVLWDDGQERIMGSFERPFLLFQDGQPTHMFAAVADGPGGFREAQNTWNMVIPLLTDDQADFSGEG
- a CDS encoding glucuronate isomerase, which encodes MKHASLLDDIMALDVIDTHTHLVGDHLCAEDFWKIADYFWLNRELQTAGYPPEAEALPEEKRMEAFLKAYQSSRNTMMNIAFTTILKDLYSIELTDLASIRAADERIKANKADLGWAQSVADRLHVRRFAVNHPDHAAFEGMTHDALLFPRIDGWLPKLVQEVAQAENREEALEQAKAHIRKQLHEYHKLGCLGIMTTLSNYDAAAHEQYGINRETRSDEIMFMLLHEVCAELERHGMFLQLFLGVERRWGKASAAPVNDSLRVVRLYGLFEHYSIPFELAVASELNNLDVVQAAWNFPNVHVGGMWWYNFRASTYTQSMQYRLEALAPLKSSLIVSDARCIEWTYGKIHVVKRLLSGFLNEQVSKGWIDREGALYCASEWLYGSAANRYGLKGQEGL